Proteins from a genomic interval of Thermoanaerobacterium thermosaccharolyticum DSM 571:
- a CDS encoding Na/Pi cotransporter family protein — protein sequence MFNIIIFVSLGIGIFILGLVLLTTSLKIISKERVKILIDKYTGNIYLSIFIGFILSIIMQSSSMTTIVAVSMADAGLLNLYTAAGITMGANIGTTVAVQLYAFDLYSLIPYAIFFGSILRFQKKKLLKFIGNILLGLGIIFAGLKIIDMAVSPLRNFSEINNFVSITENPVYGIFIGIVMALIMQSSTFCIAMLQVLATAKIMPVCNTLFIIYGLNIGTCSEAFLMSLATNREGKKIAIYNILFNIIGTMIFVPLTPYYYAILKYITPNNVSRQIANGHMFFNIISTILVLPIMKYLFSFIEILIGNDAK from the coding sequence ATGTTTAACATAATCATTTTCGTATCCTTAGGCATTGGAATTTTTATATTGGGATTAGTATTATTGACAACATCGCTTAAGATTATTTCAAAAGAAAGAGTCAAAATATTAATTGATAAATATACAGGAAATATCTATCTATCGATATTTATAGGATTTATATTGTCTATAATAATGCAAAGTAGCAGCATGACTACAATAGTAGCTGTAAGCATGGCGGACGCAGGTCTTTTAAATTTGTACACCGCAGCAGGTATAACAATGGGAGCAAATATCGGTACTACCGTTGCCGTCCAGCTTTACGCTTTTGACCTTTATAGCCTAATACCTTATGCAATTTTTTTCGGTTCAATTTTACGATTTCAAAAAAAGAAGCTGCTTAAATTTATAGGCAATATACTTTTAGGTCTCGGCATTATCTTCGCAGGACTAAAAATTATAGACATGGCAGTATCTCCATTAAGGAATTTCTCTGAGATAAACAATTTTGTGTCAATTACTGAAAATCCCGTTTACGGCATTTTCATCGGAATAGTCATGGCGCTTATAATGCAGTCAAGCACTTTCTGCATTGCCATGCTGCAAGTTTTGGCAACAGCAAAAATTATGCCGGTTTGCAATACCCTTTTTATAATTTACGGTCTCAATATAGGAACATGCTCCGAAGCCTTTTTAATGAGCTTGGCAACAAATAGAGAAGGTAAAAAAATCGCCATTTATAATATACTCTTCAACATCATAGGAACTATGATTTTTGTACCTTTGACACCCTATTACTATGCCATTTTGAAATATATAACACCAAATAATGTCTCGCGCCAAATTGCAAATGGCCATATGTTTTTTAATATCATCTCCACAATATTAGTACTACCCATAATGAAATATTTATTTTCATTCATTGAAATATTAATAGGAAATGACGCTAAATGA
- a CDS encoding sugar phosphate nucleotidyltransferase yields MKAIIMAGGEGSRLRPLTCGIPKPMVPIAGKPAIWHIINHIGRYGINDLGVTLFYLPDKIKNYLYEQYGDKIKYYVEDKPLGTAGSVKNAVDFLDETFVVMSGDVITDIDLRKAHDFHKNSGSKVTLVLTRVDIPLEYGVVITDENGRIFKFLEKPSWGEVFSDTVNTGIYIIEPEILDLIPEDKQFDFSKDLFPMLLEKKIPMYGFVSDNYWCDIGSGVQYLKSHLDLLRGYVDLGFKEKVNKDGIIYGKNVIVSENAKLVPPLIIGDNTVIDDNVVIGPYAIIGNGNYIGHGTTLKNSILWDDVKIGANNEIRGTIFCSGAITENNVRTFDNSIIGEKSKLQSFSEVKPNTKIWPNRVITTGNVVEKDVVWGSNDDTSLFGERGIKGNLYDNLMPDNLVKIGEVIGNVFEGDILVGCVDEAKSKLAYDLIKDGIKASGRKVYAAFSTILPAMRYSIKKNGYKAGVFIRNVDRDTINIIIMDENGCDIDKNIEKKIANKYKINDYKISRVINDEVPKDINKEYAEFLSLHRESFGNLNIKYMNQTTKNILTILNQRYIEDSAAANYDIGIKISDDGENVELYDDEGHMFDEDELNYLRILIGKENGKNKFVIPFNSSQFLNEVSEELNIETKFSKISPPEKMKKMFEIEKDKNDRSSQFNLSFDGINFTLKLIEYLNKNKLKLSDIKKSIPKRIKLNKVVNCDWKDKGLIIRKFYEDKDETESEFLDGIRFNYGDAWVLLVPDSELPACRIYSEAPTREQAESLLNEYAEYVNRIIESKG; encoded by the coding sequence ATGAAAGCGATAATAATGGCTGGTGGTGAAGGAAGCAGGTTAAGGCCGCTTACATGCGGGATCCCTAAACCTATGGTTCCTATAGCTGGAAAGCCGGCTATTTGGCATATTATAAATCATATAGGAAGATATGGGATAAATGATTTAGGCGTTACGCTTTTTTATTTGCCTGATAAGATAAAAAACTATTTGTATGAGCAGTACGGTGATAAAATAAAATACTATGTAGAAGATAAACCACTTGGAACAGCGGGAAGTGTAAAAAATGCTGTTGATTTTCTTGATGAGACATTTGTAGTTATGAGCGGCGATGTTATAACAGATATAGATTTAAGAAAAGCACATGACTTCCATAAAAATTCTGGTTCCAAGGTTACGCTCGTGCTGACAAGAGTTGATATACCGTTGGAGTATGGCGTAGTGATAACAGATGAAAATGGCAGGATTTTCAAATTTCTTGAAAAACCATCGTGGGGAGAAGTATTTAGCGATACTGTAAATACGGGTATCTATATCATTGAACCTGAAATTTTAGATTTGATTCCTGAAGACAAGCAATTTGATTTCAGCAAAGATTTATTTCCGATGCTTCTTGAGAAGAAAATTCCTATGTATGGTTTTGTAAGCGATAACTATTGGTGCGATATAGGTAGTGGCGTACAATATCTAAAGAGCCATCTTGATCTTTTGAGGGGATATGTCGATCTGGGGTTTAAAGAAAAAGTTAATAAAGATGGGATTATCTACGGCAAAAATGTAATTGTGTCAGAGAATGCAAAACTCGTGCCGCCTTTGATAATTGGCGATAATACTGTGATAGATGATAATGTCGTAATTGGTCCATATGCCATAATAGGAAATGGAAATTACATCGGCCATGGGACAACTTTAAAAAACAGTATACTGTGGGACGATGTAAAAATTGGTGCAAATAACGAAATAAGAGGGACAATTTTTTGTAGTGGAGCAATAACAGAAAATAATGTTAGAACATTTGATAATTCCATAATAGGTGAAAAATCGAAACTACAATCATTTAGCGAGGTTAAACCAAATACAAAAATATGGCCTAATAGAGTTATCACAACCGGCAATGTTGTTGAAAAAGATGTAGTGTGGGGCAGCAATGATGATACATCGCTATTTGGTGAAAGAGGAATAAAGGGAAATCTCTATGACAATCTAATGCCGGACAACCTGGTGAAAATTGGTGAAGTTATAGGAAATGTGTTTGAAGGAGACATATTGGTTGGGTGCGTTGATGAGGCTAAATCGAAATTAGCTTACGACCTTATAAAAGATGGTATTAAGGCATCCGGTAGGAAAGTATATGCAGCTTTCTCTACAATATTACCGGCCATGAGGTACTCTATTAAAAAGAATGGATATAAGGCAGGCGTCTTTATAAGAAACGTAGATAGAGATACAATAAATATAATTATAATGGATGAAAATGGGTGCGATATAGATAAAAATATAGAAAAGAAGATTGCTAACAAATACAAAATCAATGATTACAAAATATCCCGTGTAATAAATGACGAAGTTCCAAAGGATATAAATAAAGAATATGCTGAGTTTTTATCGCTGCACCGAGAATCATTCGGAAATCTAAACATAAAATATATGAATCAAACAACAAAAAATATTTTGACTATACTAAATCAAAGATATATTGAGGACTCGGCTGCAGCAAATTACGACATTGGCATAAAAATCTCTGATGATGGAGAAAATGTAGAGCTGTACGACGACGAGGGGCACATGTTTGATGAGGATGAATTGAATTATTTAAGAATATTGATAGGCAAGGAAAACGGAAAAAATAAGTTTGTCATTCCTTTTAATAGCTCACAATTTTTAAATGAAGTATCAGAAGAGCTTAACATCGAAACGAAATTCAGCAAAATATCGCCGCCGGAAAAGATGAAAAAGATGTTTGAAATTGAAAAAGACAAAAATGATCGAAGCTCGCAATTTAATTTAAGCTTTGATGGAATAAATTTTACGCTTAAGCTGATTGAGTATTTAAACAAAAATAAGCTAAAACTGTCAGATATAAAAAAGTCGATACCAAAAAGGATAAAATTAAACAAAGTGGTAAATTGCGATTGGAAGGATAAAGGATTGATAATAAGAAAATTTTATGAAGATAAAGATGAAACGGAATCAGAGTTTTTAGACGGAATAAGATTTAATTATGGTGATGCATGGGTTTTGTTAGTTCCAGACTCTGAGCTGCCGGCATGTAGAATATATTCTGAAGCCCCAACAAGAGAACAGGCAGAATCACTGTTAAACGAGTATGCTGAGTACGTAAACAGGATAATTGAATCGAAAGGTTAA
- the cas4 gene encoding CRISPR-associated protein Cas4 — protein MIILNVIFTILIFYIIAKEILEKRPPYKEMKRTIGFKRGKLIYIDKQEEVKKDGIVYSKLLKSDKYGISGKPDYIYDIGNELIPLELKSSKVDGHSPLLKDVMQLTAYFLIIEEEFGKKVRRGRIVYQNTMFEVYNTAGLRRELLKIIKEMRLLEAEKFFPDEKGDFLKCRFCPCRDTVCEIYKGSKVKI, from the coding sequence ATGATAATATTAAATGTGATTTTTACAATACTTATATTTTATATTATAGCAAAAGAGATTTTAGAGAAAAGGCCTCCTTATAAAGAGATGAAAAGGACTATAGGATTTAAGAGAGGGAAATTGATATACATAGATAAACAAGAGGAAGTAAAAAAAGATGGCATTGTCTACAGTAAACTTTTAAAGTCTGATAAATATGGTATAAGCGGTAAGCCTGATTACATTTATGATATTGGAAATGAGTTAATACCACTGGAATTAAAAAGTTCTAAAGTCGATGGGCATTCTCCTCTATTAAAGGATGTCATGCAATTAACTGCTTATTTTTTAATAATAGAAGAAGAATTTGGAAAAAAGGTTCGAAGAGGGCGAATTGTATATCAGAATACGATGTTTGAAGTGTACAACACTGCAGGATTAAGAAGAGAGCTGCTTAAAATAATTAAGGAGATGAGGCTTTTAGAAGCTGAAAAGTTTTTCCCTGATGAAAAAGGTGATTTTTTAAAGTGTAGATTCTGCCCTTGCAGAGATACGGTATGTGAGATATATAAAGGAAGCAAAGTAAAAATCTGA
- the pdaA gene encoding delta-lactam-biosynthetic de-N-acetylase encodes MLKKIGILFFISILVFSTASCSFIKTKKPLNDEKKSVQKPNVNVKTSSSDVSKDAKDKSAESEAKDTTANKGTVNNTVNNDVYNPQINTDGLDNTLYGWGMRVLPDHKTPEITSKAMSLIKKYDGIFTGDTTKKYVYLTFDEGYENGYTPKILDILKANNVKAAFFVTGPYIKEHGDLVKRMVAEGHIVGNHTVNHPSLPKISDEKVKSEITGLAEMFKELTGKDMHYLRPPMGEYSERTLYITKSLGYKTVFWSLALADWQPLPGGPDESYNTVMNRIHPGAVILLHAVSKDDTMALDRILKDIKAQGYVFKTLDDLSK; translated from the coding sequence ATGCTAAAGAAGATAGGTATTTTATTTTTTATTTCAATACTTGTGTTTTCGACTGCATCTTGCAGTTTTATAAAGACGAAAAAGCCTTTAAACGATGAAAAAAAGTCTGTTCAAAAGCCTAATGTCAATGTAAAAACCAGCAGTAGCGATGTAAGTAAAGATGCGAAAGACAAATCAGCGGAAAGTGAGGCTAAAGATACAACTGCAAACAAAGGTACAGTAAATAACACAGTAAATAATGATGTCTACAATCCTCAGATAAATACAGATGGGCTTGATAATACCCTATATGGATGGGGTATGAGGGTATTGCCCGACCACAAGACGCCTGAAATTACATCAAAAGCCATGAGCCTCATAAAAAAGTATGATGGCATATTTACAGGTGATACCACAAAAAAATACGTATACCTGACATTTGATGAAGGATATGAAAACGGCTATACTCCCAAAATCCTGGATATATTGAAGGCAAATAATGTAAAGGCAGCTTTTTTTGTAACTGGACCGTATATTAAGGAGCATGGAGATCTAGTGAAGAGAATGGTAGCTGAAGGTCACATAGTGGGGAATCACACTGTAAACCATCCGAGCCTTCCAAAGATTTCCGATGAAAAAGTTAAAAGTGAAATAACTGGACTTGCTGAGATGTTTAAGGAACTTACAGGAAAAGATATGCATTATTTAAGGCCTCCTATGGGAGAGTACAGTGAAAGAACATTGTATATAACAAAATCACTTGGTTATAAAACTGTATTTTGGAGTCTTGCTCTTGCTGACTGGCAGCCACTGCCTGGAGGTCCTGATGAAAGTTATAACACGGTAATGAATCGAATTCACCCGGGAGCTGTCATTTTGCTGCATGCTGTTTCGAAAGATGATACGATGGCTCTTGATAGAATACTGAAAGATATAAAAGCGCAGGGATATGTATTCAAGACGCTGGACGATTTAAGCAAATAA
- a CDS encoding lysylphosphatidylglycerol synthase transmembrane domain-containing protein: protein MNHILERKNFYMMAIAFILSFGAIAIIMKFSGYQGLKDVMNINPIYIGIMLLFIFLSLLVDTYRIRDLLFALGEDLSVGYLFKFNLATFFFSYITPFGSGALPITIYLLNKKKIPPNKSLMIFTAKILFSGIFFGTIPPILLIFFSKQLELTHALSIFAILVSFILLFLLISLVYIILRPGFIIALVNLIANLRFFSGERYKRFFENTKTEIVEYNRRFNELFMVSSGGKLLISQLLYAMLFWTLFYSIAPILMIAMNIKFNLLAVISRQIIFYDVLAYNVIPSGAGFVEVGFASIFSNIIPHHLLGVFIGIWRFFTYYVYLIASGIGFFLIMKKDTEKPVNG from the coding sequence TTGAATCATATACTGGAAAGGAAGAATTTCTACATGATGGCCATTGCGTTCATTTTAAGCTTTGGCGCAATAGCCATCATTATGAAATTTTCAGGTTATCAAGGATTAAAAGATGTTATGAATATAAATCCCATATATATCGGAATCATGCTTCTTTTTATTTTTTTAAGTTTACTGGTAGATACTTACAGAATCAGGGATTTACTTTTTGCACTTGGAGAGGATTTAAGTGTAGGTTATCTATTTAAATTCAATTTGGCGACTTTTTTCTTCAGCTATATAACACCATTTGGCTCAGGTGCACTACCTATTACCATATATCTTTTAAATAAGAAAAAAATTCCACCAAATAAAAGCTTAATGATTTTTACGGCAAAGATTTTGTTTTCAGGCATTTTTTTTGGGACAATTCCGCCGATACTTTTGATTTTTTTTAGTAAACAGTTAGAGCTTACACATGCGCTGTCAATATTTGCAATATTAGTATCGTTTATACTTCTTTTTTTATTAATAAGCCTTGTCTATATTATATTAAGGCCGGGTTTTATAATCGCTTTAGTGAATCTGATTGCTAATTTAAGGTTTTTTTCCGGTGAAAGGTATAAAAGATTTTTTGAAAATACAAAAACTGAAATTGTTGAATACAATCGTAGGTTTAATGAGCTTTTCATGGTAAGTTCTGGAGGTAAGCTGCTTATATCACAGCTTTTATATGCAATGCTTTTTTGGACATTATTTTACAGCATAGCTCCTATTTTAATGATAGCAATGAACATAAAATTCAACCTTTTAGCTGTTATTTCAAGGCAAATAATATTTTACGACGTTTTAGCCTACAACGTAATACCTAGTGGCGCAGGATTTGTTGAAGTAGGCTTTGCCAGCATATTTTCAAATATTATACCACATCATTTGTTGGGAGTATTTATAGGTATATGGAGATTTTTCACATACTACGTATATTTGATCGCATCGGGAATTGGATTCTTCTTAATTATGAAAAAAGATACAGAGAAGCCTGTGAATGGCTAA
- a CDS encoding ArsR/SmtB family transcription factor has protein sequence MITMELYDKTAEYFKALSHPTRIKIIELLSKNEMCVCEMMAVLNLDQSHISRHLMVLRANGIVKDSREGTKIYYSLVDKAIVKIIDEVKNILTGK, from the coding sequence ATGATAACAATGGAATTGTACGATAAGACTGCAGAATATTTTAAAGCCTTATCACATCCTACTAGAATCAAGATTATTGAGCTTTTAAGTAAAAATGAAATGTGCGTATGTGAAATGATGGCTGTTTTGAATTTAGATCAATCTCATATTTCCAGGCATCTTATGGTCTTAAGGGCAAATGGGATAGTAAAAGATTCAAGGGAAGGAACTAAAATTTATTACAGTCTTGTAGATAAAGCTATTGTTAAGATTATTGATGAAGTTAAAAACATCTTAACAGGTAAATAA
- a CDS encoding 4Fe-4S dicluster domain-containing protein: MAKNWYPIIDHDKCIQCYQCVNFCKHDVYTIGDGGYPLVINPLSCVEFCRGCQKICDNDAISYFGDNK; this comes from the coding sequence ATGGCAAAAAATTGGTATCCAATTATTGACCACGATAAATGCATACAGTGTTATCAATGTGTTAATTTCTGCAAACATGATGTTTACACAATTGGCGATGGCGGCTATCCACTTGTAATAAACCCACTTAGCTGTGTTGAATTCTGCAGAGGTTGTCAGAAGATATGCGATAACGATGCTATATCGTACTTTGGTGACAACAAGTAG
- a CDS encoding glycerol-3-phosphate acyltransferase, producing the protein MIAFYALIEFICGSMMFSYWLGLLAEKDLHMYGDGNPGAFNLWHAAGYKLGILGVALDFLKGYFPLSILILKGYISGVEIVPVAVAAILGHVFSPFLKWRGGKGIAVTFGVWSAVTRFNVSIAYAIILAILYILAIILNKGKSTSSEVDGFMVVVGMLTLVLYLYYKSFPMYIYDIWFANLMIITYTNREKLYKLYKDAYEKHHENNAVMH; encoded by the coding sequence TTGATAGCTTTTTACGCTTTAATTGAATTTATATGTGGTTCTATGATGTTTTCATATTGGTTAGGTCTTCTTGCTGAAAAAGATTTGCATATGTATGGTGATGGAAATCCGGGTGCATTTAATCTGTGGCACGCTGCGGGATATAAACTGGGGATTTTAGGAGTAGCCCTTGACTTTTTAAAAGGGTATTTTCCACTTTCTATACTGATATTAAAAGGATATATTAGCGGTGTTGAGATAGTTCCTGTTGCTGTTGCAGCTATATTAGGACACGTTTTTTCACCATTTTTAAAGTGGCGCGGTGGGAAAGGAATAGCAGTGACATTTGGCGTATGGAGTGCTGTGACAAGGTTTAATGTGTCTATTGCATACGCTATTATACTGGCAATACTGTATATATTAGCAATAATTTTAAATAAAGGTAAATCTACTTCATCAGAAGTTGATGGATTTATGGTTGTTGTAGGAATGTTGACATTGGTATTATATTTGTATTATAAATCATTTCCTATGTACATTTACGATATATGGTTTGCTAATCTTATGATTATCACATACACAAATAGAGAAAAACTTTATAAACTGTACAAAGATGCTTATGAGAAACATCATGAAAATAATGCTGTTATGCATTAA
- a CDS encoding arsenate reductase ArsC, which produces MKVKVAFICVANSCRSQMAEGFAKHYGSDVFEVYSAGTKLTEKVNPNAVEVMKEVGIDISSHRPKLLDEIPQKVDILITMGCNVECPYIPCKLKEDWGLDDPDGKPLDEFRKTRDIIESKVKELIKRVKNNEINLN; this is translated from the coding sequence ATGAAAGTTAAAGTAGCATTTATTTGTGTAGCAAATTCATGTAGAAGTCAGATGGCAGAAGGTTTTGCAAAACACTATGGATCCGATGTATTTGAAGTATACAGCGCTGGAACAAAACTTACTGAGAAGGTAAATCCAAATGCAGTAGAAGTTATGAAGGAGGTTGGCATCGACATAAGCAGTCATCGCCCAAAATTATTAGATGAAATACCACAAAAAGTAGATATACTAATTACAATGGGCTGTAACGTAGAATGCCCATATATACCGTGCAAATTAAAAGAAGACTGGGGTTTAGATGATCCTGACGGTAAGCCATTAGATGAATTTAGGAAAACGAGAGATATAATCGAGTCAAAAGTAAAAGAGTTAATCAAAAGAGTAAAAAACAATGAAATTAACTTAAACTGA
- a CDS encoding ArsR/SmtB family transcription factor — MNINDIFKALGDENRLRIINLLSKGKLCVCDIEAILMMTQSNVSRHLNKLKNVGIISSEKKSQWVYYSIDNNFVNKHKMLYEYLINSFNNIPQFITDNENFEKYKNREQSCKNPSKSNYLPY, encoded by the coding sequence ATGAATATTAATGATATTTTCAAGGCTTTAGGTGATGAAAACCGATTAAGGATAATTAATCTACTATCTAAAGGAAAACTATGCGTATGTGACATAGAAGCAATTTTAATGATGACTCAGTCCAACGTTTCAAGGCATCTCAATAAACTAAAAAATGTCGGGATAATAAGCAGCGAAAAAAAATCACAGTGGGTTTATTACAGCATTGATAATAATTTTGTCAATAAGCATAAAATGCTCTATGAGTATCTTATAAATTCATTTAACAATATTCCACAGTTCATTACAGACAACGAAAATTTTGAAAAATATAAAAACAGGGAGCAATCATGTAAAAATCCATCTAAAAGCAATTATTTGCCATATTAA
- a CDS encoding glycerol-3-phosphate responsive antiterminator — translation MDNYIIEKIRSFPIIAAVRSIDDLSDVYSSNSEVIFLLTSNILILKDTIDDIKQHNKMVFIHFDLVEGLGKDYKAVEYLKEVVKPDGIISTRNNILTYAKDLGMPCIERIFLLDTQALKTGLNSIKQIEPTAIEVMPGVAHNVTRELATEVYHPIIAGGLVKTKEDVINALSSGAVAVSTSEKSLWFID, via the coding sequence GTGGATAATTACATTATAGAAAAGATTAGGAGTTTTCCGATTATTGCGGCCGTTAGAAGTATTGATGATTTATCTGATGTTTACAGTTCAAATTCTGAAGTAATATTTTTGCTGACAAGTAATATATTGATATTAAAAGATACAATAGATGATATAAAACAACATAATAAAATGGTCTTTATTCATTTCGATTTGGTGGAAGGTCTTGGAAAGGATTATAAAGCTGTAGAATATTTAAAAGAAGTAGTCAAGCCTGATGGTATTATTTCTACACGCAATAATATTCTTACATATGCTAAAGATCTAGGAATGCCATGCATTGAGCGCATTTTTCTACTGGATACTCAAGCACTTAAAACAGGTTTAAATTCAATAAAGCAAATTGAACCAACAGCAATAGAGGTGATGCCAGGGGTTGCTCATAATGTAACTAGAGAGCTTGCTACGGAGGTGTATCATCCAATTATTGCTGGTGGTTTGGTTAAAACAAAAGAAGACGTTATAAATGCTCTTTCTTCTGGCGCTGTGGCAGTCTCCACAAGTGAAAAAAGTCTTTGGTTTATAGATTGA
- a CDS encoding MIP/aquaporin family protein has product MEISLFGKILSEFFGTMILILLGDGVVANVVLNKTKGQNSGWIVITTGWAFAVAVPAYITGWIGGAHFNPAVTIGLAAIGKFPWAQVPGYIIAQFLGAFVGALLVYVAYRDHFHATEDKDSKLGVFCTIPAIRNLFYNFLTEAIGTAMLLVGILGITNEHNQVGALGAFLVGILIWVIGLTLGGPTGYAINPARDLGPRLAHTVLPIPNKRDSDWGYGLIVPLFGPIVGGLLGALIYQGFINML; this is encoded by the coding sequence ATGGAAATATCATTGTTTGGCAAGATTTTGTCAGAGTTTTTTGGTACCATGATACTTATTCTCCTTGGTGATGGCGTTGTTGCAAACGTTGTACTAAACAAGACGAAAGGGCAGAACAGTGGATGGATTGTCATAACAACTGGCTGGGCCTTTGCCGTTGCTGTACCTGCTTATATTACAGGATGGATAGGTGGAGCTCATTTTAATCCAGCAGTGACAATAGGTCTGGCTGCTATAGGAAAATTTCCATGGGCACAGGTGCCTGGTTACATCATAGCTCAATTTCTAGGCGCATTTGTAGGGGCTTTGCTTGTATATGTGGCATATAGAGATCACTTTCATGCCACAGAAGACAAGGATTCAAAACTTGGTGTATTTTGCACAATTCCAGCTATCAGAAATCTATTTTACAATTTCTTGACGGAGGCTATAGGAACTGCGATGTTGCTAGTTGGAATATTAGGTATAACAAATGAGCACAATCAAGTTGGGGCATTAGGTGCGTTTTTAGTAGGTATTTTAATTTGGGTTATAGGTCTTACACTTGGTGGACCAACAGGATACGCTATCAATCCAGCGAGGGATTTAGGACCTAGGTTAGCACATACTGTACTGCCGATACCAAACAAGAGAGATTCAGATTGGGGCTATGGACTTATAGTTCCATTGTTTGGACCTATTGTAGGAGGATTACTAGGAGCATTGATTTATCAAGGATTTATTAATATGCTATAA